One region of Salvia miltiorrhiza cultivar Shanhuang (shh) chromosome 3, IMPLAD_Smil_shh, whole genome shotgun sequence genomic DNA includes:
- the LOC131019003 gene encoding zinc finger A20 and AN1 domain-containing stress-associated protein 4-like — MDSSAACSTNQHHETPSGSGFPGTTEYKGVCSHCCIRHPQEKDIHSALISATASSPPPRSRCSVCRRRLGLLGFACRCGAAFCAAHRHPEAHGCTFDFKEAGKIAIAKQNPLIKSHKMPHRI; from the coding sequence ATGGACTCGAGCGCCGCCTGCTCCACTAACCAGCACCACGAAACGCCCAGCGGCAGCGGCTTTCCCGGCACCACCGAGTACAAAGGCGTCTGCTCCCACTGCTGCATACGCCACCCTCAAGAAAAGGATATACACAGTGCTCTGATTTCTGCAACCGCATCATCACCGCCACCGCGAAGCAGATGCAGCGTGTGCAGACGAAGACTGGGATTGTTAGGGTTTGCGTGCCGCTGTGGGGCCGCTTTCTGCGCTGCACATCGCCATCCGGAGGCGCATGGCTGCACCTTTGATTTCAAGGAAGCCGGCAAGATTGCCATCGCAAAACAAAACCCTCTTATTAAATCCCACAAGATGCCACATAGGATTTGa
- the LOC131014449 gene encoding protein PSK SIMULATOR 3, with amino-acid sequence MIALQELSSIILSFSSLPLFNYFSLSLSPSKFFIDDSPVPTIALKPLQISPSPTNINKSTTMALETWLIKVKRSIAHSFDSVRAAPPAAAIRKSNVGVLAFEIAGLMSKLLHLWQSLSDKNIARLRGESICLEGVRKIVSNDEGFLLGLACAELAENLRLVAKSVGRISKKCEDASLRCFDRLFEEFANAGRDHHNWLMLSAKEVDSKMKKLDHLVAMTATLHREMDELVALENGLKKSVQGGGKEQKMMELQQKILWQRQQVKYMKEKSLWCRSFDTATCILARSAFTVLARMKLVFGVATSLPRSLSSSSSALVYPSENPNSCLFASGPLMKDPPFNQLGFFELNSKTLKPPATTLGAAALSLHYANLIIVMEKMIRSPQLVGVDARDDLYSLLPNSIRFALRGRLKGVGFSASDPVLAAEWREALHKILGWLSPLAHNMIKWQSERSFEQHNLVPKTNVLLLQTLYFANQQKTEAAITELLVGLNYIWRFEREMNAKAIFHSSNFTGYLHSHDPS; translated from the coding sequence ATGATAGCTTTACAAGAACTCTCCTCCATTATATTATCTTTCTCCTCACTTCCCCTCTTcaattatttctctctctctctctctccctctaaattcTTCATTGATGATTCACCAGTTCCCACTATAGCTCTAAAACCCCTGCAAATCTCCCCTTCCCCAACCAACATCAATAAATCCACAACCATGGCTCTCGAAACATGGTTGATCAAGGTGAAAAGAAGCATCGCCCACAGCTTCGACTCAGTCCGCGCCGCCCCACCAGCCGCCGCAATCAGGAAATCCAACGTCGGCGTTCTGGCATTCGAGATCGCCGGTCTGATGTCGAAGCTCCTCCACCTATGGCAATCCCTCTCCGACAAGAACATAGCCCGGCTGCGAGGCGAGTCGATATGCCTGGAAGGTGTTCGTAAAATTGTCTCAAACGACGAGGGCTTCCTTCTAGGCCTCGCCTGCGCGGAGCTCGCCGAGAATCTCCGGCTGGTGGCCAAGTCCGTGGGGCGCATCAGTAAGAAATGCGAGGACGCCTCTCTCCGATGCTTCGACCGCCTGTTCGAGGAGTTCGCCAACGCCGGGCGCGATCACCACAACTGGCTGATGCTGAGCGCCAAGGAGGTGGattcgaagatgaagaagctGGATCACTTGGTGGCCATGACGGCCACTCTGCACAGGGAGATGGACGAGCTGGTGGCGCTCGAAAACGGGCTGAAGAAGTCCGTGCAGGGCGGGGGGAAGGAGCAGAAGATGATGGAGTTACAGCAGAAGATCCTTTGGCAGAGGCAGCAGGTGAAGTACATGAAAGAGAAATCTCTGTGGTGCAGAAGCTTCGACACCGCCACGTGTATCCTCGCCAGATCCGCCTTCACGGTCCTCGCCAGGATGAAGCTCGTCTTCGGAGTCGCCACGTCGCTCCCCCGCagcctctcctcctcctcctccgccctCGTCTACCCTTCCGAAAACCCTAATTCCTGCCTCTTCGCGTCGGGCCCGTTGATGAAAGATCCCCCATTCAACCAGCTCGGATTCTTCGAGCTCAACTCCAAGACTCTTAAACCGCCGGCCACCACCCTAGGCGCGGCGGCGCTGTCTCTCCACTACGCGAATTTGATCATCGTGATGGAGAAGATGATCCGATCGCCGCAGCTGGTGGGCGTGGACGCGAGAGACGATCTCTACTCTTTGCTTCCAAACAGCATTCGGTTCGCGCTGAGGGGTCGGCTGAAAGGGGTGGGGTTCTCGGCCAGTGATCCGGTTCTGGCGGCGGAGTGGCGGGAGGCGCTGCACAAGATTCTCGGCTGGCTGTCGCCGCTCGCGCATAACATGATCAAATGGCAGAGCGAGAGGAGCTTCGAGCAGCACAATTTGGTGCCCAAAACGAATGTTCTCTTGCTCCAAACACTTTACTTTGCCAACCAGCAAAAGACCGAAGCTGCCATTACTGAGCTGCTTGTTGGCCTCAATTATATTTGGAGATTCGAGAGGGAGATGAATGCTAAAGCCATTTTCCATTCCAGTAACTTCACCGGCTACCTTCATTCTCATGATCCtagttaa